A single window of Larimichthys crocea isolate SSNF chromosome XII, L_crocea_2.0, whole genome shotgun sequence DNA harbors:
- the fmc1 gene encoding protein FMC1 homolog isoform X1: protein MAALSSPLRVCRGILKELRAIQGPGYKRSLAYGYVMDQFRKNKASLPPSNVTGERYCRAQQEAHHDSHTYLCLLESTRNHMLLHNLYHGKGERSPEEVAGLVGLRLPTQPGGKGWEK, encoded by the exons ATGGCGGCGCTGTCTTCACCCCTACGAGTGTGCCGAGGAATATTAAAAGAGTTACGCGCCATCCAGGGACCCGGCTACAAACGGTCTCTGGCTTACGGCTACGTCATGGACCAGTTTCGTAAGAATAAGGCGAGTTTACCACCCAGTAAC GTAACGGGAGAAAGGTACTGCCGTGCCCAGCAGGAGGCACACCACGACTCGCACACATACCTGTGTTTGTTGGAGTCCACCAGGAACCACATGCTCCTGCACAACCTCTACCACGGCAAGGGAGAGCGCAGCCCAGAGGAGGTGGCCGGTCTGGTGGGGCTCAGGTTGCCTACGCAGCCGGGGGGGAAAGGCTGGGAGAAGTGA
- the fmc1 gene encoding protein FMC1 homolog isoform X2 gives MAALSSPLRVCRGILKELRAIQGPGYKRSLAYGYVMDQFRKNKVTGERYCRAQQEAHHDSHTYLCLLESTRNHMLLHNLYHGKGERSPEEVAGLVGLRLPTQPGGKGWEK, from the exons ATGGCGGCGCTGTCTTCACCCCTACGAGTGTGCCGAGGAATATTAAAAGAGTTACGCGCCATCCAGGGACCCGGCTACAAACGGTCTCTGGCTTACGGCTACGTCATGGACCAGTTTCGTAAGAATAAG GTAACGGGAGAAAGGTACTGCCGTGCCCAGCAGGAGGCACACCACGACTCGCACACATACCTGTGTTTGTTGGAGTCCACCAGGAACCACATGCTCCTGCACAACCTCTACCACGGCAAGGGAGAGCGCAGCCCAGAGGAGGTGGCCGGTCTGGTGGGGCTCAGGTTGCCTACGCAGCCGGGGGGGAAAGGCTGGGAGAAGTGA
- the LOC104936595 gene encoding heme-binding protein 1, whose amino-acid sequence MFGMIKNSLFGNTEETEYKLLSSETKDGVSFEVRRYDASKYAVVSSEGRTFDQVTGELVRKLLMYIGGSNEQDEAMGTASPLIITVYPRNDGVLSRRLMVAIRIPTSYQISPPTPTDSAIKIEERPGMTVYALQFGGFAGETEYRAEALRLTRTLGETAPFQRKQYFCCSYDPPLKPYGRRNEVWFLQEEP is encoded by the exons ATGTTTGGCATGATCAAGAATTCGCTCTTCGGGAACACCGAGGAGACGGAGTACAAACTGCTCAGCAGCGAGACGAAG GATGGCGTCAGCTTTGAGGTGCGGCGGTACGACGCCTCCAAATACGCTGTCGTCTCCTCTGAGGGCCGAACATTCGACCAAGTGACGGGCGAGCTGGTGAGGAAGCTGCTCATGTACATCGGCGGGAGCAATGAACAAG aTGAGGCCATGGGCACAGCATCTCCCCTCATCATCACGGTGTACCCGCGTAACGACGGTGTTCTGTCTCGCCGTTTGATGGTCGCCATCCGCATCCCCACGAGCTACCAGATAAGCCCCCCGACTCCCACCGATAGTGCTATCAAGATTGAGGAGCGGCCCGGCATGACTGTCTACGCTCT GCAGTTTGGAGGCTTCGCAGGGGAGACCGAGTACCGAGCAGAGGCCTTGCGTTTGACGCGCACCCTCGGCGAGACGGCCCCCTTTCAGCGTAAGCAGTACTTCTGCTGCAGCTACGACCCACCGCTCAAGCCTTACGGACGCCGCAACGAGGTGTGGTTTCTACAGGAGGAGCCGTAG
- the wbp2nl gene encoding postacrosomal sheath WW domain-binding protein: MALNRNHSQNGGVLVNNGESVLRECKNVELSFSDVACKTDLLKGTKKGTVYLTPYRLLFVSSNTKDCLGSAMFPYYLMKGCSIEQPVFAANYIKGTVSAEAGGGWEGQAHFKMSFPSGGAIEVGQHLFKLATNASRAAPAQNGAASYGYPSPGMMNGYGPPPAAPPAYPYPAPPQQNGFYRGPTPAAGNMGYPCPTPTAGMYPSGFDYMAPPPPYPGPPQNWAAPPQNWTATGPPPPPGNSKAAEAAGSAYYNPSNPHNVYMPMERPPPYAPYPNSPDKKHN; encoded by the exons atggctCTGAATCGGAATCACTCGCAAAACGGCGGCGTGTTGGTGAACAACGGAGAAAG tGTTTTAAGGGAATGTAAGAATGTGGAGCTGTCGTTCAGCGATGTCGCCTGTAAGACAGACCTGCTGAAAGGGACCAAGAAGGGCACCGTTTACCTCACTCCGTACAGG TTGCTGTTCGTGTCCAGTAACACCAAGGATTGCCTGGGTTCGGCCATGTTCCCTTATTATTTGATGAAGGGCTGCAGCATCGAGCAGCCAGTGTTCGCAGCCAACTACATTAAAGGGACCGTGTCAGCTGAGGCTGGTG GTGGCTGGGAGGGCCAGGCCCATTTCAAGATGTCCTTTCCCAGTGGAGGAGCCATTGAGGTTGGACAGCATCTCTTCAAGCTGGCCACAAATG CTTCTCGTGCTGCTCCCGCCCAAAACGGCGCCGCCTCTTACGGCTATCCTTCACCTGGAATGATGAACGGCTACGGCCCACCTCCGGCCGCTCCTCCCGCCTATCCTTACCCAGCACCTCCCCAGCAGAACGGATTCTACCGGGGCCCTACGCCTGCTGCTGGCAACATGGGCTACCCCTGTCCCACACCCACTGCAG GAATGTACCCATCTGGTTTCGACTACATGGCACCACCTCCTCCCTACCCTGGGCCACCCCAAAATTGGGCTGCACCCCCTCAGAACTGGACAGCAACAggaccaccaccacctccag GTAACTCGAAGGCGGCCGAAGCAGCAGGCAGTGCGTATTACAATCCCAGCAATCCACACAATGTCTACATGCCCATG GAGCGACCTCCACCATACGCACCTTATCCAAACTCTCCTGACAAGAAACACAACTAA